The following are encoded in a window of Paramormyrops kingsleyae isolate MSU_618 chromosome 12, PKINGS_0.4, whole genome shotgun sequence genomic DNA:
- the LOC111842474 gene encoding interferon-induced very large GTPase 1-like isoform X2 yields the protein MRIARFASGQAIRAPSRRRRLRITMWDLEDLKKDSDEKIQHNTEFDVIASDSVEDKAWALDVDASLKASFVGGLVEVGGSAKYLKDKKTSKKQARVTLTYKTTTKFRQLSMSHLGRGNVKHPYVFEKGIATHVVTAVLYGAQAFFVFDREVSESEDQQKIEGNLQVMIKKIPCLSIEGEVDLKLTDTDKATVEKFYCKFYGDFALRQNPVSFQDAVKVYTTLPGLLGENGKNAVPVRVWLLPLEILDSSAARLVRQISVRLINETQSVIDDFNEIEMQCNDIATRKVFSYFPEIGRKIKSFKDMCLEYKSVFQRSLSSILPLIRGGGTEECVLANILTKKEQSPFNSNKLKEWLDCKEEEINLLQVYTDMMEDTRILASNSELQSEILKNRDKNVVCFALTSLGEEEPYLSCLKSHLKALSTAKLTEPTEEDGKDVEPCEFYFSDAMSGKMKEQAILFIDFVKANKENKKTHFISASIPNDEHKGASIYLYKDGIKKSDHFEPPSKPERPNASDVTHDSVTIKLSHPQYGSSEITDYLVEYCANESDGWQFIKVPKSNLECTVSGLLPHTGYRFRYKAACPAGVSLTSEADSIKTLPTSPPGKPKQTYVGSEEIVVTWTKPDSIGHGVNIENYAVEYRTEANENKADWEKKTSKGEVCKITGLQPDTAYSIRIMCNCGEFGQSKESLTVSISTLSETSTVAEKIKRKSECLSQLGFSDLFPKKIKLNDILVIDHLSMDLNEPDTVEDLKSQYLYKLMILDYNARYLSFKPVAPDPPLEDDGTNFDDFDFFNTNEESTRGADLAGTESHIHPMDIHMAIFHCANDFLRQYMYTKLSACQFALPFLVPNPCTEDLEFPLWPLRHIKKSWQSMTSADNPGKYQTRQMFSTPVPVVSFLRLGTSFTSKSQILNSVISKQRHNVFFNRHCKGSAPNSMLMNGVVEIAWYCPGGKKDDIFDDCVAFLNLHGEAKDHQEQLQFLQAVSTVNVLVLSEQPQDKETKTISQNLSQSPVPLICLFSGSERVQGSKNPLIVRLAAKNRNEAELTEELITNIKRCIGKYNKKQSIENCSNEARKLKFKVDEDKQSFKDGHELAQTLVCLLKEKCISDMKKKFLPLQGELWHDWCLKNKQQYHLSCKTNESIEQRKSVILSDMEATRKKQREIALSHNDFMRTFLDCLTSSEHAEDTKFYMLQWLRVLLDELSSDHLARLEENYHSTWSQMRNVPKTKEKAEETDTLRKQLNSISEKMAASTIGLQHIMREVGQMYECSVKQSVGALPAIGAEMLISGYPLELMDGDESHVPLIWVQAVLKSLIEKLDDKKVYVLSILGLQSSGKSTLLKTMFGLQFTVSARRCTRGAFMQMIKVDEKIGEEFGFDFVLVVDTEGLRSPELSTKTSLNHDNELATFIIGIGDMTVINIMGENPSEMHEILQICVQAFLRMKWVEIKPSCIFVHQNVAEASAGDKNMEGRRRLQEKLDEMAQTAAKEEGIDDVYSFSDVIQFDLQSQVFYFKNLLEGDPPMAPPNPSYSQNVQDLKSKLLSVAKWQTGFRFPSLSQFRLRVHDLWNALLQENFVFSFRNTLEIMVYSSLEEKYTQWSWKLRKCSLETQTKLENQIGSNNISDVNTTDLISNFDEVYATLKIEIEEHFKEDKHAEILIKWKGNVENRLESLKNELIEETHKQCKMLMEIKKSMTVLDQKKSHYEKNLMQKRKTMATSLKDKRLSDKQVEEAFNSVWGEWVTEIANDQLPDEPVNIKSIVEAILFSRFQKQADLRNKIKKVNENGTFEFTKTKHISRSKLAALAEWPKEIQGKGIPPEFAEKLHQNVNHMVDEYIRKKELEKTDFNQNFIFEILDEVERHIRDYEQRENVKFTYEYTVDLSVLVCLGSVQRFQYMHESFKKANNPVTYLQSKKEQYSEMFKQYCKGANSVRIFAEFLFKNILPAVEEAIYNQIKLLIINIMKCNNPALSGNRCNLENHILRHLAIQEEFKSYTEYIDNPKLYFQSFIGEHVETFCKDYRKLQDMFHGNLEEIKFRILRICTEVSEEVNLKNGNASMWLDHFCTKLGDHMVINRQSLTSIQDEDIRDTKFLKDMMAKYLEEVVKSENMEKVDTSSQHLCLLKEKITEILFKQLEGCWAQCPFCNAICTNTMSNHTDDHRVQFHRSSAIGKVPYHKTDEFTIDFCTTNVSSDGSFIILPYKKRIPYKSYRDGGDPYDKWSITADGSTQGYWKWFVCRFQKEWGHRCGLKFKGKGVIPDSWRKITKESVLEELNIRD from the exons atgcgaatagcgcgatttgcaagtgggcaggcgatcagagctccttcgagacgcagacgcttaa GAATTACAATGTGGGATCTTGAAGACCTTAAAAAAGACTCAGATGAAAAAATTCAGCACAACACGGAATTTGATGTCATTGCATCTGATTCTGTAGAGGATAAGGCATGGGCTTTGGATGTTGATGCTTCACTAAAAGCAAGTTTTGTAGGGGGACTGGTTGAGGTAGGTGGATCTGCCAAATATCTTAAGGACAAAAAGACTTCGAAAAAACAGGCACGTGTCACCCTGACGTATAAAACAACTACGAAGTTCAGACAGCTGTCTATGAGTCACCTTGGACGGGGAAATGTTAAACACCCATATGTGTTTGAGAAGGGAATAGCGACACACGTGGTAACAGCAGTGCTGTATGGTGCTcaggcattttttgtttttgatcgAGAAGTTTCAGAAAGTGAGGACCAGCAGAAGATTGAGGGGAACCTGCAAGTGATGATAAAGAAAATACCATGCTTGTCAATCGAAGGGGAGGTTGACTTAAAGCTGACAGACACTGACAAAGCTACTGTTGAAAAGTTTTATTGTAAATTCTATGGGGACTTTGCTCTGAGACAGAACCCTGTTTCCTTCCAAGATGCTGTAAAAGTATACACAACACTTCCAGGTCTGCTGGGTGAAAATGGGAAAAACGCTGTGCCAGTCAGGGTGTGGTTACTCCCCCTGGAAATCTTAGATTCTTCTGCTGCCAGATTAGTGCGTCAGATCAGTGTCAGATTAATAAATGAAACACAGAGTGTGATAGATGACTTCAATGAAATAGAAATGCAATGCAATGATATTGCAACCAGAAAGGTTTTTTCATACTTTCCCGAAATTGGTCGAAAGATAAAATCCTTCAAGGATATGTGCTTGGAATACAAATCAGTGTTTCAGAGATCTTTGTCAAGCATTCTACCATTAATTCGTGGAGGTGGAACAGAGGAATGTGTGCTTGCAAACATCCTAACAAAGAAGGAACAGTCTCCCTTCAACAGCAATAAACTTAAGGAATGGCTGGACTGCAAAGAGGAAGAAATCAACCTGCTCCAAGTGTACACTGATATGATGGAAGACACAAGAATTCTGGCTTCAAATAGTGAGCTTCAAAGTGAAATCTTGAAAAATAGAGATAAGAATGTAGTGTGCTTTGCTTTAACATCACTGGGTGAGGAGGAGCCGTATCTGTCCTGCTTAAAGAGTCATTTAAAGGCTCTTTCAACTGCAAAGCTAACAGAACCAACAGAGGAAGATGGGAAGGATGTCGAGCCGTGTGAGTTTTACTTCTCAGATGCCATGTCCGGAAAAATGAAAGAACAAGCAATCCTCTTCATAGATTTTGTAAAGGCAAACAAGGAGAATAAGAAAACACACTTTATATCAGCATCCATACCTAACGATGAGCACAAAGGGGCAAGTATTTACCTTTACAAAGATGGGATTAAAAAAAGTGACCATTTTGAGCCTCCGTCAAAGCCTGAAAGACCAAATGCATCTGACGTCACTCATGACAgtgtgacaataaagctgagTCACCCCCAGTATGGATCCAGTGAAATCACAGACTACCTGGTTGAATACTGTGCTAATGAGTCAGATGGCTGGCAATTTATTAAAGTACCCAAATCTAACCTAGAATGTACTGTGTCTGGGCTGCTTCCCCACACAGGCTACAGGTTCAGATACAAGGCAGCGTGTCCAGCAGGTGTCAGTCTAACCAGTGAAGCTGACAGCATTAAAACTTTGCCCACAAGTCCTCCTGGGAAGCCAAAACAAACATATGTAGGCTCAGAGGAGATTGTAGTTACTTGGACAAAACCTGATTCAATTGGCCATGGTGTCAACATTGAAAACTATGCTGTTGAATACAGAACTGAAGCAAATGAAAATAAGGCAGACTGGGAAAAAAAGACTAGTAAAGGTGAAGTCTGTAAAATTACTGGGTTACAGCCAGACACAGCATATTCTATTAGAATCATGTGCAATTGTGGTGAATTTGGTCAAAGCAAAGAAAGTCTGACAGTCTCCATTTCAACATTGTCAGAAACCTCAACAGTAGCTGAAAAGATAAAACGAAAGAGTGAATGTCTTAGCCAACTTGGCTTCAGTGACCTTTTTCCCAAAAAGATTAAACTGAATGATATTCTTGTTATAGACCATTTATCTATGGATCTAAATGAACCAGATACAGTAGAAGACCTGAAGAGTCAATATCTGTATAAGCTCATGATTTTAGATTACAATGCCAGATATCTCTCATTTAAACCAGTAGCACCTGATCCACCTCTAGAAGATGATGGTACAAACTTTGatgattttgatttttttaatacaaatgaAGAATCAACCAGAGGAGCAGATCTGGCAGGCACAGAGTCGCACATCCATCCCATGGATATCCACATGGCGATCTTCCACTGTGCCAATGACTTTCTAAGACAGTACATGTACACAAAACTCTCTGCCTGCCAGTTTGCACTACCTTTCTTAGTTCCCAACCCGTGTACAGAAGACCTGGAATTCCCTCTTTGGCCTCTAAGGCATATCAAAAAATCATGGCAAAGTATGACAAGCGCAGACAACCCTGGAAAATACCAAACCAGGCAAATGTTTAGCACACCAGTGCCAGTTGTGTCTTTTTTAAGGTTGGGAACCTCTTTCACCTCCAAATCTCAAATTCTGAATTCTGTCATTAGCAAACAGAGACACAATGTGTTCTTCAATCGGCACTGTAAAGGCAGTGCTCCAAACAGCATGCTTATGAATGGGGTTGTCGAGATCGCCTGGTACTGTCCAGGAGGAAAGAAGGATGACATATTTGATGACTGTGTTGCGTTTCTAAACCTTCATGGTGAAGCAAAAGATCATCAAGAGCAACTTCAATTTCTTCAGGCAGTAAGTACAGTGAATGTGCTTGTACTGTCAGAACAGCCACAAgataaagaaacaaaaacaatttctCAAAATCTCTCTCAGTCTCCTGTCCCATTGATCTGCCTATTTTCTGGAAGTGAAAGGGTTCAGGGTTCAAAAAATCCACTAATAGTGAGACTAGCTGCCAAGAACAGGAATGAAGCAGAGTTAACAGAGGAACTTATAACTAATATCAAGCGATGCATTGGAAAATATAACAAGAAACAGAGCATTGAAAACTGTTCTAATGAAGCAAGAAAATTAAAGTTCAAAGTTGATGAAGACAAGCAGTCATTCAAAGATGGACATGAACTGGCACAGACTTTAGTTTGTTTGTTGAAggaaaaatgcatttcagatatGAAAAAGAAGTTTCTGCCTCTTCAAGGTGAACTGTGGCATGACTGGTGCTTGAAAAATAAGCAGCAGTATCACCTGAGTTGCAAGACAAATGAAAGCATTGAACAACGAAAAAGTGTGATTCTAAGTGACATGGAAGCCACACGTAAAAAACAGAGGGAAATAGCTTTGTCACACAATGATTTTATGAGAACATTCTTGGACTGTTTAACATCAAGTGAGCATGCAGAAGATACAAAATTCTACATGCTGCAGTGGCTCAGAGTTTTACTCGATGAGTTATCTTCTGACCACCTTGCAAGACTTGAGGAGAATTACCACTCAACTTGGTCCCAAATGAGAAATGTCCCCAAGACTAAGGAGAAAGCAGAAGAAACTGATACACTCAGAAAACAACTTAATTCCATATCTGAAAAGATGGCTGCAAGTACAATTGGATTACAGCACATCATGAGAGAGGTCGGTCAAATGTATGAATGTTCAGTTAAACAGTCTGTTGGTGCTCTCCCTGCAATAGGAGCTGAAATGCTAATTTCAGGATACCCCCTAGAGCTGATGGATGGAGATGAATCACATGTACCTCTTATTTGGGTACAAGCTGTCCTGAAGAGTCTCATTGAAAAGCTTGATGACAAAAAGGTGTATGTGCTGTCTATCTTGGGACTCCAAAGCTCAGGTAAATCAACCTTGCTGAAAACTATGTTTGGTCTTCAGTTCACTGTAAGTGCAAGGAGGTGTACGCGCGGTgcttttatgcagatgataAAGGTGGACGAGAAAATCGGAGAGGAGTTTGGCTTTGATTTTGTTCTGGTTGTTGACACCGAAGGTCTTCGCTCTCCAGAGCTCAGCACTAAAACATCACTGAATCATGATAATGAACTTGCCACGTTCATCATTGGAATTGGTGACATGACTGTCATCAACATCATGGGAGAAAATCCATCGGAGATGCATGAGATCCTACAGATTTGTGTGCAGGCTTTCTTAAGAATGAAATGGGTTGAAATCAAACCAAGCTGCATATTTGTGCACCAGAATGTAGCAGAAGCATCAGCTGGTGATAAAAACATGGAGGGGAGGAGGCGCCTTCAGGAGAAGCTGGATGAAATGGCTCAGACTGCAGCAAAGGAGGAGGGCATTGACGATGTCTACAGCTTCAGTGATGTCATACAGTTTGATTTGCAATCTcaagtgttttattttaaaaatctccTGGAGGGGGATCCACCTATGGCTCCCCCAAATCCATCCTATAGCCAGAATGTTCAGGACCTGAAATCTAAGCTGCTTTcagtggcaaagtggcagacAGGTTTTCGATTCCCGTCATTGTCACAATTCAGACTGCGAGTTCATGACCTCTGGAATGCACTTTTGCAGGAAAATTTTGTTTTCAGCTTCAGAAATACATTAGAAATTATGGTGTATAGCAGCTTGGAAGAGAAGTATACTCAATGGTCATGGAAGTTGAGAAAATGTTCATTGGAAACACAGACCAAGTTGGAAAACCAAATTGGAAGCAACAACATTTCGGATGTCAATACCACAGATTTGATTTCTAACTTTGATGAAGTTTATGCTACATTAAAAATTGAGATTGAGGAACATTTCAAAGAAGACAAACATGCTGAAATCCTTATTAAATGGAAAGGGAATGTTGAAAACCGACTTGAGAGCCTGAAGAATGAGCTCATTGAAGAAACCCATAAACAATGTAAAATGTTAATGGAAATTAAGAAAAGTATGACAGTACTAGATCAGAAAAAATCGCATTATGAGAAAAACCTGATGCAAAAACGCAAAACCATGGCAACTTCACTGAAGGACAAGAGGCTCAGTGACAAGCAAGTGGAGGAAGCATTCAATTCAGTCTGGGGTGAGTGGGTAACTGAAATAGCTAATGATCAGCTGCCTGATGAGCCAGTCAACATAAAGTCTATAGTGGAGGCGATTCTATTCTCTCGCTTTCAAAAACAGGCAGACCTCAGGAACAAGATTAAAAAGGTAAATGAAAATGGAACATTTGAATTTACAAAGACAAAACATATCAGCCGATCAAAACTAGCAGCTTTAGCAGAATGGCCTAAAGAAATACAGGGAAAGGGGATTCCCCCGGAGTTTGCTGAAAAACTCCACCAAAATGTGAATCACATGGTTGATGAATACATTAGGAAAAAAGAATTGGAAAAGACAGATTTCAATCAAAATTTCATATTTGAAATACTAGATGAGGTTGAAAGGCATATTCGTGATTATGAGCAGAGAGAAAATGTGAAATTCACATATGAATACACAGTTGACTTGTCAGTTCTTGTTTGTCTCGGTTCTGTCCAGAGGTTTCAATACATGCACGAGTCATTCAAGAAAGCTAACAACCCAGTAACCTACCTGCAAAGTAAAAAGGAACAGTACTCTGAAATGTTCAAACAGTACTGCAAAGGAGCTAATTCTGTGAGAATTTTTGCtgaatttttattcaaaaacattttgccTGCAGTTGAAGAAGCAATTTACAATCAAATTAAGTTGCTCATCATAAATATTATGAAATGCAACAACCCAGCACTCAGTGGCAACAGATGCAACCTTGAAAATCATATACTGAGACATCTTGCAATTCAAGAGGAATTTAAGTCATATACAGAATACATTGATAACCCAAAGTTgtattttcaaagttttattGGTGAACATGTGGAAACATTTTGCAAAGACTACAGAAAACTGCAGGACATGTTTCATGGAAATCTAGAAGAAATTAAATTTCGCATTTTACGTATCTGCACAGAGGTATCTGAGGAAGTGAACCTGAAGAATGGCAATGCATCCATGTGGCTCGATCATTTCTGTACAAAACTTGGAGACCACATGGTCATAAACAGGCAGAGTCTGACAAGCATTCAGGATGAAGACATTAGAGACACAAAGTTTCTGAAAGACATGATGGCCAAGTATCTTGAAGAGGTGGTTAAAAGTGAAAATATGGAAAAGGTTGATACATCTTCTCAGCATTTATGCCTCTTAAAGGAGAAAATAACAGAGATTCTTTTTAAACAGCTGGAAGGATGTTGGGCTCAGTGCCCTTTCTGCAATGCCATCTGCACAAACACAATGAGTAACCATACTGATGACCACAGGGTTCAGTTTCACCGGTCCAGTGCTATAGGTAAAGTTCCTTACCATAAAACAGATGAATTTACAATTGATTTCTGCACAACCAATGTAAGCAGTGATGGTTCATTCATAATCCTTCCATATAAAAAACGGATCCCCTATAAGTCCTACAGAGATGGTGGTGACCCTTATGATAAGTGGAGCATCACCGCAGATGGGAGCACACAGGGTTACTGGAAATGGTTTGTTTGCAGGTTTCAGAAGGAGTGGGGGCATAGATGTGGATTAAAATTTAAAGGCAAAGGTGTGATTCCTGACAGCTGGAGAAAAATCACAAAGGAATCAGTGCTGGAGGAATTAAACATAAGAGACTAA